In Haliaeetus albicilla chromosome 18, bHalAlb1.1, whole genome shotgun sequence, one genomic interval encodes:
- the TTC32 gene encoding tetratricopeptide repeat protein 32: MEREAEEEALLSAAQAQLAARRLSAAEELYSRFIARCGGPAGGTAPPGAGRDLATALNDRGQIKYLRVEFAAAVEDYTAAIECQPGFEVPYYNRGLVLYRLGCFDEAMKDFRKVLELNPQFEDAALSLKQAILDKEEKQKRGY; this comes from the exons ATGGAGCgggaggcggaggaggaggcGCTGCTGTCGGCGGCGCAGGCGCAGTTGGCGGCGCGGCGGCTGTCGGCGGCGGAGGAGCTGTACAGCCGCTTCATCGCCCGCTGCGGGGGGCCCGCCGGCGGCACCGCCCCCCCAGG CGCCGGCCGCGACCTGGCCACGGCCCTCAACGACCGCGGCCAGATCAAGTACTTGCGGGTGGAGTTCGCCGCCGCCGTGGAGGACTACACGGCCGCCATCGAGTGCCAGCCCGGCTTCGAGGTGCCCTACTACAACCGCGGCCTGGTGCTCTACCGGCTGG GATGCTTTGATGAGGCCATGAAAGATTTCAGGAAAGTATTAGAGTTAAACCCCCAGTTTGAAGATGCTGCATTGAGTCTAAAACAGGCTATTCttgataaagaagaaaaacaaaagcgGGGTTATTGA
- the LOC104311768 gene encoding uncharacterized protein: protein MRAAVTYTYPMYCSYSSWASREIVCEENYMEVSVKTDVPAVSNDYTVAWMSALPETQNVAYQLWQLMFVSPSGRKRITVSDAAKLGYSFNNTLSRVYLRAPYHSNESDFSVVSGVNMNMVTSTSMYRQRWLLLLIDTTVSCPVDGISFTDTTLTWTVPSIIPTLVVQESTFLSKTILMGVNGQVVVNPEEKNYLLEHNKTHIEITIPIGAEGGKLKSSISGGVYGVIYSIDLFLEHTWTDADWQTTKYTVVKSITTPFMPQIPTVINNTLPEERLFNVAFGHFLPDVSLVAIAIGNVPFTPREAQHHGFKIYETPFSNGMKEFILEVSFDDLYVLKEYVNRNETKYTLLVNYTISVGPEMTLYYHSAEVECVVADIELPEAVGYCDEENLYLAIPLFGLHQYWNLYLGDKLLNRHVALINGYLAATNSTHLILQIPLFAVGVIYEEVSFQKIKARFDVALRKVRTMETLQMFSVSCSFNSPAFIICHPDGTIMISAQMKTVPAIDMSKTKLRDSSCKPREYNEGHAFFKFHVTACGTSVRFEGDHIIYENEISYEKETLPGQSIPTITRDPDYRLTVLCYYRAKETLVLGAFASDPSTSPPFGSGTMVPRPNIAVHRRIRQALNVVSRVSKDESFMEFYEPNMAILKRPVEPVFLEVELKDESPDIELYLENCWVTRSLDFNSTPRWNITVDGCEINGSEYVAEFCPVAVSPRVRHPSHFKRLAVRTLAHRLEQVYVHCLVAACSPTNTLPGSPCRVECSSSRERKAFPGHRSANLQGYVLAGPVWIIDPDLR from the exons ATGAGGGCAGCTGTGACCTACACCTACCCTATGTACTGCTCCTACTCTTCCTGGGCTTCAAGAGAAATTGTGTGTGAAGAAAACTACATGGAG GTGTCAGTGAAGACCGATGTCCCTGCAGTTTCAAATGACTACACTGTAGCGTGGATGTCAGCACTGCCAGAG ACTCAAAATGTTGCATACCAGCTATGGCAACTGATGTTTGTTTCTCCATCAGGGAGAAAGAGAATAACGGTAAGCGATGCAGCAAAACTAGGCTACAGCTTCAATAATACGCTGTCCCGAGTGTACCTGCGTGCACCCTACCACAGCAACGAGTCTGACTTCAGCGTG GTCAGTGGTGTAAATATGAACATGGTCACTTCCACTTCCATGTACAGGCAGCGGTGGCTGCTTTTGCTGATTGACACAACTGTCTCCTGTCCTGTTG ATGGCATCAGTTTCACTGATACTACACTAACATGGACGGTGCCAAGCATTATTCCCACTTTAGTGGTTCAAGAATCCACCTTTCTGTCTAAAACCATCTTAATGGGAGTCAATGGCCAAGTGGTAGTAAACCCAGAGGAGAAGAACTACTTACTGGAGCACAACAAGACACACATCGAAATAACTATCCCTATTGGAGCAGAAGGAGGCAAGCTGAAG AGCTCCATATCTGGTGGTGTATATGGAGTCATTTACAGTATTGACTTGTTCTTGGAGCACACATGGACAGATGCAGATTGGCAAACCACGAAGTACACTGTCGTCAAATCCATCACCACACCTTTCATGCCACAGATACCAACTGTTATCAACA ATACCCTGCCAGAGGAAAGGCTATTTAATGTTGCATTTGGACACTTTCTTCCCGATGTCTCTCTGGTGGCAATCGCAATAGGAAATGTGCCATTTACCCCGAGAGAAGCACAGCACCATGGGTTTAAGATTTATGAAACTCCCTTTTCTAATGGAATGAAAGAATTTATCCTGGAAGTCTCTTTTGATGATCTATATGTTCTAAAGGAG tATGTGAatagaaatgaaacaaaatacacCCTCCTTGTTAACTACACTATAAGCGTGGGTCCGGAGATGACACTCTATTATCATTCTGCAGAGGTGGAGTGTGTGGTTGCTGATATCG AACTACCAGAAGCAGTTGGTTACTGTGATGAAGAAAACCTGTATCTAGCCATCCCTCTTTTTGGCTTGCACCAGTACTGGAACCTGTATCTTGGTGACAAGCTCCTAAACCGACACGTTGCACTTATCAATGGGTATCTTGCAGCTACCAACTCTACCCACCTGATCTTGCAAATACCTCTGTTTGCTGTGGGAGTTATCTACGAG GAAGTGtcctttcagaaaattaaagcaAGGTTTGATGTTGCCCTGAGGAAAGTGAGAACTATGGAGACCTTACAGATGTTCTCCGTTAGCTGCAGTTTTAATTCTCCAGCATTTATAA TATGCCACCCAGATGGTACCATAATGATATCTGCCCAAATGAAGACAGTTCCTGCCATTGATATGAGTAAAACCAAACTAAGGGATAGCTCTTGCAAGCCTAGAGAGTATAATGAAGGACATGCCTTCTTCAAGTTCCATGTCACTGCCTGTGGCACTTCAGTAAGG TTTGAAGGTGATCatattatttatgaaaatgaaatctcttATGAGAAAGAGACTCTTCCAGGACAGAGCATACCGACAATCACAAGAGATCCAGACTACAG ACTAACAGTCTTGTGCTACTATCGAGCAAAAGAGACCCTAGTGCTAGGTGCCTTTGCTAGTGATCCATCCACATCACCTCCCTTTGGCTCTGGTACGATGGTACCAAGACCAAATATTGCAG taCACAGAAGGATAAGACAAGCCCTGAATGTAGTTTCAAGAGTGTCCAAAG ATGAATCTTTCATGGAATTCTATGAGCCAAACATGGCAATACTCAAGCGACCTGTGGAGCCTGTGTTTCTTGAGGTGGAGCTGAAAGATGAGAGCCCCGACATTGAGTTATACCTGGAAAACTGCTGGGTAACCAGGTCTCTAGACTTCAACAGCACCCCAAGATGGAACATCACTGTGGATGG GTGTGAGATTAATGGCAGTGAGTATGTTGCAGAGTTCTGTCCAGTAGCTGTTAGCCCCAGGGTGAGACATCCTTCTCATTTTAAAAGGCTGGCAGTAAGGACCCTGGCACATCGACTGGAACAG GTCTATGTGCACTGCTTGGTGGCAGCCTGCTCTCCTACCAACACACTACCTGGCAGCCCCTGCAGAGTAGAGTGCAGCTcgagcagggagaggaaag CCTTTCCAGGTCACCGTTCAGCCAATCTCCAGGGCTACGTACTTGCTGGACCAGTCTGGATCATTGATCCAGATCTAAGATGA